In Neokomagataea tanensis, one genomic interval encodes:
- a CDS encoding Ldh family oxidoreductase has protein sequence MLNDAQDTVRALMHASRLGVDSHGIRLTRYYCDMLTKGGVNKSPSRLFEQTAPSTGRLNADFGLAHSSSYQAMREAINLARVTGIGAVTVHHSTHFGAAGAYALEAAELGFVGLVFSNSDPAVALSGGSQPFHGTNPLAMAAPVQNAKPWLLDMSTSSIPFNRVKLNRSLDLPLPAEVALDSEGQPTQNALAARFLQPLGGLNYGYKGAALAGMVTILAGILAGADPDPLMASTDQAQKGEKRQNVGHMMIALNPAHFVGQKNFESGLAVYLELLRASPTTSADKTLLAPGDKEWAEYEHRKKFGIPVDRDTELFLEIKY, from the coding sequence ATGCTTAATGATGCTCAGGACACCGTCAGAGCTCTTATGCACGCCTCACGATTGGGCGTTGACAGCCACGGGATACGCTTGACGCGCTACTATTGCGATATGCTGACTAAAGGCGGCGTAAACAAGTCACCATCTCGCCTGTTTGAACAGACAGCCCCCTCTACTGGCCGTCTTAACGCTGATTTTGGTTTGGCACATTCATCATCGTATCAAGCGATGAGGGAAGCCATAAATTTAGCGCGAGTTACGGGAATAGGTGCCGTTACAGTTCATCATTCCACGCATTTTGGGGCAGCAGGTGCCTATGCGCTTGAAGCTGCCGAGCTGGGATTTGTCGGCCTGGTCTTCAGCAATTCCGATCCAGCAGTAGCGCTCTCCGGTGGATCACAGCCTTTCCACGGAACTAACCCTTTGGCAATGGCTGCTCCTGTTCAAAACGCGAAACCGTGGCTACTCGATATGTCCACCTCTTCCATTCCCTTTAATCGCGTAAAGCTCAATCGCAGCTTGGATTTACCCTTACCTGCAGAAGTCGCTTTAGATAGTGAAGGACAACCAACGCAAAACGCGTTAGCAGCACGCTTTCTCCAACCCTTAGGTGGGCTGAACTACGGCTATAAAGGCGCTGCTTTGGCCGGCATGGTAACAATTCTAGCAGGAATTCTCGCGGGAGCAGACCCTGACCCTCTCATGGCATCCACAGATCAAGCCCAGAAGGGTGAAAAAAGGCAAAACGTGGGTCACATGATGATTGCACTCAATCCAGCACACTTTGTCGGACAAAAAAACTTTGAATCTGGCCTGGCAGTTTATCTTGAGTTGTTACGTGCCAGCCCCACCACCAGCGCTGACAAAACTCTTCTTGCACCAGGTGATAAAGAATGGGCTGAATATGAACACCGGAAGAAATTCGGTATTCCTGTTGACCGTGATACTGAATTATTTCTGGAAATAAAATATTGA